From Vespula vulgaris chromosome 11, iyVesVulg1.1, whole genome shotgun sequence, the proteins below share one genomic window:
- the LOC127067394 gene encoding polyphosphoinositide phosphatase isoform X4: protein MDDNIAPNMIFHPIISSIQKIALYETKSRFYLMGSNNTLTRFRVLKIDRMEPRELLVIDDKREYTQDEIQDLVNMIDMGNRTRIGQRNNVGGVARVVSAFGIVGFVRFLEGYYIILVTKRRRVAFIGHHTIYKIEDTSMIYIPNDTVRLFHPDEQRYVKMFQGIDLSSNFYFSYSYDLTHTLQYNMAPPKHIKLDIPKNANQKEDDIEEAEDFFNMWSFHKNWQNDSKKKKYIDYAVRSNPHRRFVWNSHLLAPVEKDLHRDWILYVIHGFIGQSNVSIFGRSVYIALIARRSNKYAGTRFLKRGANFDGDVANEVETEQIVHDSGVSSLNNGRFSSFVQMRGSVPGHWSQDVSKMVPKPTIVCDLADPYVETAGAHFNKLLKRYGSPIIILNLVKKSEKKKHESTLSEELNMAVQYLNQFLPPEHHIQYISFDMARMLKRKEVNVMGRLANIAHNAVLKTGVFQSHNPYYSQRNLFMQQHSNTKKVHKTNSSSGLSFSSNDVRNSFNGSSKPECNNYLSTHTLEMPSIECNKTYDLEYIEDHIKDCFAKKGIPQTGIIRTNCVDCLDRTNTAQFAIGKCALGFQLCALGVLESPKLEFDSDCVRMLEELYEDHGDTLALQYGGSQLVHRIKTYRKTAPWTSQGNDIMQTLSRYYSNTFSDQEKQHTINLFLGLFIPEEGKPSIWELLTDYYLHHKPACQYFRKGRLLTQWWNKNILKCLPYAFNEVTKTCSEMIQVQSTLEEMIDVYYDYHRPYELSLLADLYAYKISHSVRDFMPHFTTSFSPFAVRIRPGRRREETGNKNLNMKNPSMTGQSSTSSTTSSASSSEDSTSDEDESHPQMNDSQLFASKDNSELMTFELLFPSMKEVYGMQPEYPARNDIILYKRYIYICIFYCSTMIRIKVMLFIIYIFCRFVLIGRNATYPIDQTKLRSKLMQQASFPENPQPPIVNSLPVIKDASINIYEQYVNRAKVGGSIPNSNDMNLYKSYVNQEQLLLKLVCTNNCT, encoded by the exons atggACGATAATATTGCGCCAAATATGATATTTCATCCTATAATATCTTCTATACAAAAAATTGCGCTTTACGAAACAAAATCG cgattttatttaatgggATCAAATAATACATTAACGCGATTCCgtgttttaaaaattgatcgaatgGAACCAAGGGAACTTCTTGTCATTGATGATAAAAGAGAGTATACTCAAGATGAAATACAAGATCTCGTTAACATGATAGATATGGGTAATCGTACACGCATAGGACAGCGCAATAATGTTGGTGGTGTTGCACGAGTTGTTTCAGCTTTTGGTATTGTTG GTTTTGTACGCTTTTTGGaaggatattatattattctcgtAACGAAACGTCGCAGAGTGGCATTCATTGGTCATcacacaatatataaaatagaagatacttcaatgatatatattcCAAATGACACTGTTCGCCTATTTCATCCTGATGAGCAAAGATATGTAAAGATGTTCCAAGGTATTGATTTGAGCAGCAACTTCTACTTCAGTTATTCCTATGATTTGACACATACTTTACAATATAACATGGCACCACCAAAGCATATCAAATTGGACATACCCAAGAATGCAAATCAGAAAGAAGATGATATAGAAGAAGCTGAAGATTTTTTTAACATGTGGTCATTTCATAAAAACTGGCAAAATGATAG taagaagaaaaaatatattgattatgCAGTACGTAGTAATCCGCATCGTCGGTTTGTATGGAATTCTCATTTATTAGCACCAGTAGAGAAAGATCTCCATAGAGATTggattttatatgtaatacatgGTTTTATTGGACAATCCAACGTTAGTATTTTTGGAAGATCTGTTTATATTGCTTTGATAGCTAGACGAAGTAATAAATATGCAGGCACTAGATTTTTAAAGCGTGGTGCAAATTTTGAT gGTGATGTAGCAAATGAAGTAGAAACAGAACAAATTGTTCATGATTCTGGTGTGAGTTCTTTAAATAATGGACGCTTTAGTTCTTTTGTACAAATGCGTGGGTCAGTTCCTGGTCATTGGAGTCAAGATGTCAGTAAGATGGTTCCAAAGCCTACAATTGTTTGTGATTTAGCTGATCCATATGTAGAAACAGCTg GAGCACATTTTAATAAACTTCTTAAGAGGTACGGATCGCcgattataatattgaatcttgttaaaaagagtgagaaaaaaaaacatgaaagtACATTAAGTGAGGAATTAAATATGGCTGtgcaatatttaaatcaatttttaccTCCAGAACACCATATTCAGTACATAAGTTTTGATATGGCAAGAATGCTTAAAcg AAAAGAGGTGAATGTAATGGGTCGTTTAGCAAATATAGCTCATAATGCAGTTTTAAAAACAGGTGTTTTTCAATCGCATAATCCATATTATAgtcaaagaaatttattcatgCAACAGCATAGTAATACTAAAAAAGTTCATAAAACAAATTCAAGTTCTGGATTATCATTTAGTTCTAATGATGtaagaaattcttttaatgGTTCATCAAAACCAGAATGTAATAATTACTTAAGTACTCATACTTTGGAGATGCCATCCATCGAATGTAATAAAACATATGATCTAGAATATATTGAAGATCATATAAAGGATTGTTTTGCAAAGAAAGGGATACCACAAACTGGAATTATTAGAACAAATTGTGTGGATTGTCTGGATAGGACTAATACAGCTCAGTTTGCTATAGGCAAATGTGCTTTAGGTTTTCAGTTATGTGCTTTAGGAGTATTAGAAAGTCCTAAACTTGAGTTTGACTCTGATTGTGTAAGAATGTTGGAAGAATTGTATGAAGATCATGGTGATACATTAGCTTTACAGTATGGTGGATCTCAATTAGTACATAGAATTAAAACCTATag aaaaactGCACCATGGACTAGTCAAGGAAATGATATTATGCAAACATTGAGTAGGTATTATAGTAATACCTTCAGTGATCAAGAAAAACAGcatacaattaatttatttctag gcCTTTTTATACCTGAAGAAGGCAAACCTTCAATATGGGAATTATTAACAGATTATTATCTTCATCATAAGCCTGCTTGTCAATATTTTCGTAAAGGAAGATTACTCACTCAATGGtggaacaaaaatatattaaaatgtctACCATATGCATTCAATGAAGTAACAAAAACTTGTTCTGAAATGATACAAGTACAAAGTACTTTAGAAGAAATGATTGATGTTTATTATGATTACCAcag aCCTTATGAATTATCTTTACTTGCggatttatatgcatataaaataaGTCATTCAGTTAGAGATTTTATGCCTCATTTCACAACAAGCTTTAGTCCATTTGCTGTACGAATAAGGCCAGgtagaagaagggaagaaactggtaataaaaatttgaatatgaaaaatcCATCTATGACTGGACAAAGTAGTACAAGCAGTACAACATCTAGTGCAAG ttCGAGCGAAGATTCAACTTCCGATGAAGATGAAAGTCATCCACAAATGAATGACTCACAATTATTTGCATCTAAAGATAATTCAGAGTTAATGACCTTTGAACTTTTATTTCCATCAATGAAAGAGGTATATGGAATGCAACCAGAATATCCAGCAAGAAATGATATAATCCTCTataaaaggtatatatatatatgtattttttattgctcTACAATGATTAGGATAAAGGTTatgttatttatcatttatattttttgcagATTTGTTTTAATAGGACGTAATGCAACGTATCCAATAGATCAAACAAAACTTCGTTCAAAATTGATGCAACAAGCATCATTCCCAGAAAACCCTCAACCACCGATTGTTAATTCTTTACCAGTCATCAAAGATGCAAGCATAAACATATATGAACAGTATGTTAACAGAGCCaag GTAGGAGGATCTATTCCAAACTCTAATGACATGAATCTTTATAAAAGTTATGTAAATCAAGAGCAACTTTTATTAAAGTTAGTATGTACTAATAATTGTACCTAA
- the LOC127067394 gene encoding polyphosphoinositide phosphatase isoform X5 — MDDNIAPNMIFHPIISSIQKIALYETKSRFYLMGSNNTLTRFRVLKIDRMEPRELLVIDDKREYTQDEIQDLVNMIDMGNRTRIGQRNNVGGVARVVSAFGIVGFVRFLEGYYIILVTKRRRVAFIGHHTIYKIEDTSMIYIPNDTVRLFHPDEQRYVKMFQGIDLSSNFYFSYSYDLTHTLQYNMAPPKHIKLDIPKNANQKEDDIEEAEDFFNMWSFHKNWQNDSKKKKYIDYAVRSNPHRRFVWNSHLLAPVEKDLHRDWILYVIHGFIGQSNVSIFGRSVYIALIARRSNKYAGTRFLKRGANFDGDVANEVETEQIVHDSGVSSLNNGRFSSFVQMRGSVPGHWSQDVSKMVPKPTIVCDLADPYVETAGAHFNKLLKRYGSPIIILNLVKKSEKKKHESTLSEELNMAVQYLNQFLPPEHHIQYISFDMARMLKRKEVNVMGRLANIAHNAVLKTGVFQSHNPYYSQRNLFMQQHSNTKKVHKTNSSSGLSFSSNDVRNSFNGSSKPECNNYLSTHTLEMPSIECNKTYDLEYIEDHIKDCFAKKGIPQTGIIRTNCVDCLDRTNTAQFAIGKCALGFQLCALGVLESPKLEFDSDCVRMLEELYEDHGDTLALQYGGSQLVHRIKTYRKTAPWTSQGNDIMQTLSRYYSNTFSDQEKQHTINLFLGLFIPEEGKPSIWELLTDYYLHHKPACQYFRKGRLLTQWWNKNILKCLPYAFNEVTKTCSEMIQVQSTLEEMIDVYYDYHRPYELSLLADLYAYKISHSVRDFMPHFTTSFSPFAVRIRPGRRREETGNKNLNMKNPSMTGQSSTSSTTSSASSSEDSTSDEDESHPQMNDSQLFASKDNSELMTFELLFPSMKEVYGMQPEYPARNDIILYKRFVLIGRNATYPIDQTKLRSKLMQQASFPENPQPPIVNSLPVIKDASINIYEQYVNRAKVGGSIPNSNDMNLYKSYVNQEQLLLKLVCTNNCT; from the exons atggACGATAATATTGCGCCAAATATGATATTTCATCCTATAATATCTTCTATACAAAAAATTGCGCTTTACGAAACAAAATCG cgattttatttaatgggATCAAATAATACATTAACGCGATTCCgtgttttaaaaattgatcgaatgGAACCAAGGGAACTTCTTGTCATTGATGATAAAAGAGAGTATACTCAAGATGAAATACAAGATCTCGTTAACATGATAGATATGGGTAATCGTACACGCATAGGACAGCGCAATAATGTTGGTGGTGTTGCACGAGTTGTTTCAGCTTTTGGTATTGTTG GTTTTGTACGCTTTTTGGaaggatattatattattctcgtAACGAAACGTCGCAGAGTGGCATTCATTGGTCATcacacaatatataaaatagaagatacttcaatgatatatattcCAAATGACACTGTTCGCCTATTTCATCCTGATGAGCAAAGATATGTAAAGATGTTCCAAGGTATTGATTTGAGCAGCAACTTCTACTTCAGTTATTCCTATGATTTGACACATACTTTACAATATAACATGGCACCACCAAAGCATATCAAATTGGACATACCCAAGAATGCAAATCAGAAAGAAGATGATATAGAAGAAGCTGAAGATTTTTTTAACATGTGGTCATTTCATAAAAACTGGCAAAATGATAG taagaagaaaaaatatattgattatgCAGTACGTAGTAATCCGCATCGTCGGTTTGTATGGAATTCTCATTTATTAGCACCAGTAGAGAAAGATCTCCATAGAGATTggattttatatgtaatacatgGTTTTATTGGACAATCCAACGTTAGTATTTTTGGAAGATCTGTTTATATTGCTTTGATAGCTAGACGAAGTAATAAATATGCAGGCACTAGATTTTTAAAGCGTGGTGCAAATTTTGAT gGTGATGTAGCAAATGAAGTAGAAACAGAACAAATTGTTCATGATTCTGGTGTGAGTTCTTTAAATAATGGACGCTTTAGTTCTTTTGTACAAATGCGTGGGTCAGTTCCTGGTCATTGGAGTCAAGATGTCAGTAAGATGGTTCCAAAGCCTACAATTGTTTGTGATTTAGCTGATCCATATGTAGAAACAGCTg GAGCACATTTTAATAAACTTCTTAAGAGGTACGGATCGCcgattataatattgaatcttgttaaaaagagtgagaaaaaaaaacatgaaagtACATTAAGTGAGGAATTAAATATGGCTGtgcaatatttaaatcaatttttaccTCCAGAACACCATATTCAGTACATAAGTTTTGATATGGCAAGAATGCTTAAAcg AAAAGAGGTGAATGTAATGGGTCGTTTAGCAAATATAGCTCATAATGCAGTTTTAAAAACAGGTGTTTTTCAATCGCATAATCCATATTATAgtcaaagaaatttattcatgCAACAGCATAGTAATACTAAAAAAGTTCATAAAACAAATTCAAGTTCTGGATTATCATTTAGTTCTAATGATGtaagaaattcttttaatgGTTCATCAAAACCAGAATGTAATAATTACTTAAGTACTCATACTTTGGAGATGCCATCCATCGAATGTAATAAAACATATGATCTAGAATATATTGAAGATCATATAAAGGATTGTTTTGCAAAGAAAGGGATACCACAAACTGGAATTATTAGAACAAATTGTGTGGATTGTCTGGATAGGACTAATACAGCTCAGTTTGCTATAGGCAAATGTGCTTTAGGTTTTCAGTTATGTGCTTTAGGAGTATTAGAAAGTCCTAAACTTGAGTTTGACTCTGATTGTGTAAGAATGTTGGAAGAATTGTATGAAGATCATGGTGATACATTAGCTTTACAGTATGGTGGATCTCAATTAGTACATAGAATTAAAACCTATag aaaaactGCACCATGGACTAGTCAAGGAAATGATATTATGCAAACATTGAGTAGGTATTATAGTAATACCTTCAGTGATCAAGAAAAACAGcatacaattaatttatttctag gcCTTTTTATACCTGAAGAAGGCAAACCTTCAATATGGGAATTATTAACAGATTATTATCTTCATCATAAGCCTGCTTGTCAATATTTTCGTAAAGGAAGATTACTCACTCAATGGtggaacaaaaatatattaaaatgtctACCATATGCATTCAATGAAGTAACAAAAACTTGTTCTGAAATGATACAAGTACAAAGTACTTTAGAAGAAATGATTGATGTTTATTATGATTACCAcag aCCTTATGAATTATCTTTACTTGCggatttatatgcatataaaataaGTCATTCAGTTAGAGATTTTATGCCTCATTTCACAACAAGCTTTAGTCCATTTGCTGTACGAATAAGGCCAGgtagaagaagggaagaaactggtaataaaaatttgaatatgaaaaatcCATCTATGACTGGACAAAGTAGTACAAGCAGTACAACATCTAGTGCAAG ttCGAGCGAAGATTCAACTTCCGATGAAGATGAAAGTCATCCACAAATGAATGACTCACAATTATTTGCATCTAAAGATAATTCAGAGTTAATGACCTTTGAACTTTTATTTCCATCAATGAAAGAGGTATATGGAATGCAACCAGAATATCCAGCAAGAAATGATATAATCCTCTataaaag ATTTGTTTTAATAGGACGTAATGCAACGTATCCAATAGATCAAACAAAACTTCGTTCAAAATTGATGCAACAAGCATCATTCCCAGAAAACCCTCAACCACCGATTGTTAATTCTTTACCAGTCATCAAAGATGCAAGCATAAACATATATGAACAGTATGTTAACAGAGCCaag GTAGGAGGATCTATTCCAAACTCTAATGACATGAATCTTTATAAAAGTTATGTAAATCAAGAGCAACTTTTATTAAAGTTAGTATGTACTAATAATTGTACCTAA